In Rosa chinensis cultivar Old Blush chromosome 1, RchiOBHm-V2, whole genome shotgun sequence, a genomic segment contains:
- the LOC112190847 gene encoding uncharacterized protein LOC112190847, whose translation MHNPNQDIQDRRSNSGMEDSPGITIEFLRARLLSERSVSRSARQRAYELEKMVEELEEQLKIVSLQRKMAEKATADVLAILENQGASDISEEFDSSSDQETHQESEMGNNSRKEEESFLISKARRNEHEEHLGSDLDSSSIPGRSLSWKGRIDSPRSREKYKEPSMRRRSTFSAIGSSSSRHNLGKSCRQIKHRESRSVVERFKVEQEKFDDSEENGVAASSEGLPNCSYSDPEKLGEGSESQKEKVLLKDARTGSKEHQRNGDLDFNGHGRNKDMEKALEFQAQLIGQNEEMEKAQREWEENKCRENNTSTPDSCDPGNHSDITEERDEMKASFPAEIAASQAQEAKSEARDACLFEEKTKTQPNGFLPPSDVEMGGMQDPLNRSSVASASPVQEFAFPTAYEKQTQESLENNAHQPSPGSHHDPLLLGSSYNRSSVASSSDEDSSLRNASGSRNDLYALVPHDSQDRLGGVLDALKKAKLSLRQKMTRLPLLDGTSVQESIEPSIPAITSGSRLDIPVGCAGLFRLPTDFAVEEAATKNSYLGLGSSLPSARYFPDKGMAATSTDQFVRSTYIETRPPFSNHVGDRFIASPYVENRQTVSTGAGDRVVASPYVETRRAFSSNVAGQFITNPSIETRPPFSNNVGDRFVTSHYVDTRPTFSTNAGDRYVASPYLDIRPTLSSDAAGRFVTNHKIETRPNFPMNVADQFVTSASGETDFSADNRFLGGNYAESWSRVSTPIPHFDPYLDMSQLSSRYTNSTTYQNYPPFSDPIPWIASDEVLTRPFPRRPAVVPAVHLSSYDDPGRPNMYR comes from the exons ATGCATAATCCCAATCAGGACATTCAAGATCGGAG GAGTAATTCAGGCATGGAGGATTCTCCTGGGATTACCATTGAATTTCTTCGGGCACGTTTACTGTCCGAAAGGTCTGTCTCTAGAAGCGCAAGACAAAGAGCTTATGAGCTGGAAAAAATG GTAGAAGAACTGGAGGAACAGCTTAAAATTGTTTCTCTTCAAAGAAAAATGGCTGAGAAAGCCACAGCAGATGTTCTTGCCATTTTGGAGAACCAGGGGGCAAGTGACATTTCTGAGGAATTTGATTCAAGCTCTGATCAGGAAACCCACCAAGAATCTGAAATGGGTAATAACTCGAGAAAGGAAGAGGagagctttttaatttcaaaggCGAGAAGAAATGAGCACGAGGAACATTTAGGTTCTGACCTTGATTCTTCTTCAATACCTGGTAGAAGCTTGTCTTGGAAAGGCCGCATTGATTCTCCGCGTTCTCGTGAAAAGTATAAGGAACCATCCATGAGAAGACGTAGCACTTTTTCAGCCattggttcatcttcttcaaGACATAACCTTGGAAAATCTTGTCGCCAGATAAAACACCGAGAATCAAG GTCAGTAGTTGAGCGCTTCAAAGTTGAGCAGGAGAAGTTTGATGATTCTGAAGAAAATGGAGTTGCTGCTTCTTCAGAAGGTCTTCCAAATTGCTCATACAGTGACCCTGAGAAATTGGGAGAAGGTTCTGAATCCCAGAAAGAGAAAGTTTTATTGAAGGATGCACGCACAGGGAGCAAAGAACATCAAAGGAATGGTGACCTTGATTTTAATGGGCATGGAAGAAACAAAGACATGGAAAAAGCACTTGAATTTCAGGCACAACTTATTGGccaaaatgaagagatggaAAAGGCTCAAAGAGAATGGGAAGAGAACAAGTGCAGAGAAAATAACACCAGTACACCG GACTCGTGTGACCCTGGGAACCATTCAGATATCACTGAGGAAAGAGATGAGATGAAGGCTTCATTTCCTGCTGAGATTGCTGCCTCCCAAGCTCAGGAGGCAAAGTCAGAGGCAAGAGATGCTTGCCTATTTGAGGAAAAGACCAAAACGCAGCCAAATGGTTTTCTACCACCTTCAGATGTAGAGATGGGAGGGATGCAGGATCCGCTGAATAGAAGCAGTGTTGCTTCTGCCTCACCAGTTCAAGAATTTGCATTCCCCACGGCATATGAAAAGCAAACTCAAGAGAGCCTAGAAAACAATGCTCATCAACCTTCACCTGGCTCCCATCATGACCCACTTTTGCTTGGATCATCCTACAACAGGTCATCAGTTGCCTCTTCTTCCGATGAAGACAGTAGTTTACGTAATGCTTCAGGGAGCAGAAATGACCTGTATGCATTGGTGCCTCACGATTCACAGGATCGGTTGGGTGGTGTACTGGATGCACTTAAAAAAGCAAAGCTATCACTACGGCAAAAAATGACTAGATTGCCTCTACTAGATGGGACATCTGTTCAGGAATCTATTGAACCGTCTATTCCTGCTATAACATCTGGAAGCAGATTGGATATTCCTGTTGGGTGTGCTGGGCTTTTCAGATTACCAACTGATTTTGCAGTTGAAGAAGCTGCGACTAAAAATAGCTACCTTGGTTTGGGATCTTCCTTACCATCTGCAAGATATTTTCCTGATAAGGGGATGGCAGCAACTTCCACCGATCAATTTGTCAGAAGCACTTATATTGAGACTAGACCACCCTTTTCTAATCATGTTGGTGATCGATTCATCGCAAGCCCTTATGTTGAGAATAGACAAACTGTTTCTACTGGTGCTGGGGATCGAGTTGTTGCCAGTCCTTATGTGGAGACTAGAAGAGCTTTCTCTTCTAATGTTGCAGGTCAATTCATCACCAATCCCAGTATTGAGACTAGACCGCCCTTTTCTAACAATGTTGGTGATAGATTCGTCACAAGCCATTATGTTGATACTAGGCCAACCTTTTCTACCAATGCTGGTGATCGATATGTCGCAAGTCCTTACCTTGATATCAGACCAACTTTGTCTTCTGATGCTGCTGGTCGATTTGTCACCAATCATAAAATCGAGACTAGACCAAATTTTCCCATGAATGTTGCTGATCAATTTGTTACTAGCGCCTCCGGTGAGACTGATTTTTCTGCTGATAATAGATTTCTTGGTGGTAACTATGCAGAATCTTGGTCAAGAGTTTCTACGCCAATTCCACATTTTGATCCCTACTTAGATATGAGCCAACTGTCATCCAGATATACCAATTCCACCACCTATCAGAACTACCCTCCTTTTTCAGACCCAATACCCTGGATAGCATCTGATGAAGTATTAACAAGACCCTTTCCACGAAGGCCTGCTGTGGTACCCGCAGTTCATTTGTCATCGTATGATGATCCTGGTAGACCTAATATGTACAGATGA
- the LOC112190838 gene encoding zinc finger protein BRUTUS: protein MALQKEKASSPSKPHSPLSIIIFIHKAMSNELDVLQRSTMGYANGQSVEFRAFFERCNFLKLIYENYLSVKDEVIYAAVDARVKNIAETYFLQHQNQILVFDHLFKLLISSIQNEENIPSKVLLCFTGSLQTMFSQCMAKEEEQIIPLLIQKFSVEEQASLVWKLLSSIPTNIVAKLIPWLASSLSLDECQHLYKCLSMIVPAEKLLQEVIFTWMEGKDNCAGMTADRNDDTSCAYEFNGVYPIDDMLIWHHAIETELNETLAEEKKMSISGDVINYDLLAFYDRLQFIAEICMFHSIAEETVLYPAVYGEISIFHEHRNEVNLTNEFRYLLESLKSASTIPSTAAKFHSKICSCADQIMTTLKAHFHDEEVKVLPLVRKHLSIKRQQELLHQSLCVMPLKLIERVLPWLVKSLTANEAQNFVNNMQLAAPASDIALVQLFCGWASKASNDCLCSSSSLYIKSMSPSHSVCEKSNSCSTTGIPAQPIDVVFKVHKAIHRDLEYLDTESERLSNCDEIFLQQFIESFCLLWGLYRAHSNAEDFVLYPAMESRDALQNVSHSYTLDHKQEEDAFENISGVLLELSHLHRGTRSGAPISECVGKYYELANKLRIMFMSLRMMVDEHMYREELELWPLFGAHFSVEEQNKMIGFILGTTGAEVLQSMLPWVTSALTEDEWSKMMDTFKNVTKNTMFKEWLGECGKGSSLSTLPPKPETSIFIKGTGFEESHHQIDHTFNSHTRNNLKHQMTSYWIAAQQSLTIAIAVDSSNSEQLGGLSPTFRDHEKTVYGCQHYKRNCKLLAVCCGKLFTCRFCHDIMSDHPMDRKATSKMMCMSCLNIQPVGSVCSTASCNGFPMAKYYCNICNLFDDDRNVYHCPFCNLCRVGKGLGIDYFHCMSCNCCMGMASVNHKCQEKCLETNCPVCNEFLFTSSSRIKALPCGHCMHLACFKTCTQSNSPYTCPVCSRSSGATMMTSTQSSLLVDGDETMEFYSYDQKTEMTSCTDINPEGRFFMRTSLWVNILYQLVLWFEHLDGRLVLPRFLQRLKRGLENGVAGQKAKERCVSCCVVLCGLVLFCVLSTLLILLGFKALGRDKYIQLL from the exons ATGGCATTGCAAAAGGAAAAGGCATCATCCCCATCCAAGCCACATTCACCACTTTCAATAATTATATTCATTCACAAAGCAATGTCTAATGAGCTTGATGTGCTTCAACGATCAACAATGGGCTATGCCAACGGCCAAAGTGTAGAATTTCGGGCATTTTTTGAGCGGTgcaactttctaaaattgatttATGAAAACTACTTAAGTGTCAAAGATGAG GTGATATATGCAGCTGTTGATGCACGGGTCAAAAATATAGCAGAAACCTACTTCCTTCAACACCAGAATCAAATACTTGTTTTCGATCATCTGTTTAAGCTGCTAATTTCTAGCATACAAAATGAGGAAAATATTCCAAGCAAGGTGTTGCTGTGCTTTACAGGATCCCTTCAAACAATGTTTAGCCAGTGCATGGCCAAGGAAGAGGAGCAG ATCATCCCTTTGCTCATTCAGAAATTCTCAGTTGAAGAGCAAGCTTCATTAGTCTGGAAGCTTTTGAGCAGCATCCCCACGAATATAGTGGCTAAACTCATTCCCTGGCTAGCGTCCTCCTTGTCACTTGATGAATGTCAGCATCTGTACAAGTGCTTAAGTATGATAGTACCAGCCGAGAAGCTTCTCCAAGAG GTCATTTTCACCTGGATGGAAGGGAAAGACAATTGTGCTGGAATGACAGCTGATCGAAATGATGATACAAGTTGTGCATATGAGTTCAATGGGGTGTATCCAATAGATGATATGTTGATTTGGCATCATGCTATTGAGACAGAGTTGAATGAAACACTTGCGGAAGAGAAGAAGATGTCTATTTCTGGAGATgttattaattatgatttactGGCTTTCTATGACAGGCTGCAATTTATTGCTGAAATTTGCATGTTTCACAG TATTGCTGAGGAAACGGTTCTATATCCTGCAGTGTACGgagaaatttcaattttccaTGAGCACAGAAATGAAGTAAATCTAACCAATGAGTTTAGGTATTTGCTCGAAAGTTTAAAAAGCGCATCAACAATTCCTTCCACAGCTGCTAAATTTCATTCAAAGATATGCTCCTGTGCTGATCAAATAATGACAACTTTAAAGGCGCATTTCCATGATGAGGAAGTTAAG GTACTTCCACTTGTTCGAAAGCACTTGAGCATTAAAAGACAACAGGAACTTCTGCATCAGAGCTTGTGTGTGATGCCCTTGAAACTAATTGAGCGTGTCTTGCCATGGCTGGTAAAGTCATTGACTGCAAATGAAGCCCAGAATTTTGTCAATAACATGCAGTTGGCAG CTCCAGCATCAGATATCGCACTGGTGCAGCTCTTTTGTGGTTGGGCTAGTAAGGCTTCTAATGACTGCTTATGCTCATCTAGTTCCTTGTATATCAAGTCTATGTCACCATCACATTCAGTTTGTGAAAAATCCAATAGCTGTTCCACCACTGGAATACCTGCACAACCAATAGATGTTGTTTTTAAAGTTCATAAGGCCATACACCGTGACTTGGAATATCTAGACACTGAATCTGAAAGGCTTAGTAACTGTGATGAAATATTTCTTCAGCAGTTCATTGAAAGTTTCTGTTTGTTATGGGGCTTATATAGAGCTCATAGTAATGCAGAGGATTTTGTATTGTATCCAGCAATGGAATCCAGAGACGCACTTCAAAATGTAAGTCACTCCTACACACTTGATCATAAGCAAGAGGAAGATGCATTTGAAAATATTTCAGGTGTTCTTCTTGAGCTTTCTCACCTTCACAGAGGTACAAGATCTGGTGCCCCCATAAGTGAATGTGTGGGAAAGTACTATGAGCTGGCAAACAAGCTTCGAATAATGTTCATGTCGCTAAGAATGATGGTAGATGAGCACATGTACCGGGAAGAGCTTGAGCTGTGGCCATTATTTGGAGCACACTTCTCTGTggaggagcaaaacaaaatgaTCGGTTTCATACTGGGGACTACAGGTGCTGAAGTTCTCCAATCTATGTTACCATGGGTTACTTCTGCACTTACTGAGGATGAATGGAGTAAAATGATGGATACCTTCAAGAATGTTACAAAAAATACAATGTTCAAGGAGTGGCTTGGTGAATGCGGGAAAGGAAGCTCACTGTCAACTCTACCACCTAAACCAGAAACTAGCATTTTCATAAAAG GTACTGGATTTGAAGAAAGCCATCACCAAATTGATCATACTTTCAACTCTCATACGCGGAATAACTTGAAGCATCAAATGACTAG TTACTGGATTGCTGCTCAGCAGAGTTTAACTATAGCAATAGCAGTGGATAGTTCAAATAGTGAACAGTTAGGGGGACTGTCACCAACGTTTCGAGATCATGAGAAAACAGTGTATGGCTGCCAGCATTACAAGAGAAACTGCAAACTCCTAGCTGTTTGCTGCGGCAAACTGTTCACTTGTAGATTTTGCCATGACATTATGAGCGACCACCCAATGGATAG GAAAGCAACATCCAAAATGATGTGTATGAGCTGTCTTAATATTCAGCCAGTTGGGTCAGTATGCTCGACAGCTTCTTGCAATGGATTTCCAATGGCAAAATATTATTGTAATATTTGCAACCTCTTTGATGATGACAG GAATGTCTACCACTGTCCATTTTGCAACTTATGCCGAGTAGGGAAGGGCCTTGGCATTGATTATTTTCACTGCATGTCGTGCAATTGTTGCATGGGGATGGCTTCGGTGAACCACAAGTGCCAGGAGAAATGTCTAGAAACCAACTGCCCTGTCTGCAATGAGTTCTTATTCACATCAAGTTCAAGAATCAAAGCTTTACCATGTGGCCATTGTATGCATTTAGCTTGCTTCAAG ACTTGCACTCAGAGCAACAGTCCATACACTTGTCCAGTTTGCAGCAGATCTTCAGGAGCTACGATG ATGACATCAACTCAATCCTCACTACTTGTGGATGGTGATGAGACCATGGAATTTTATAGCTATGACCAAAAAACTGAAATGACTTCATGCACTGATATTAATCCTGAAGGGAGATTTTTCATGCGCACGAGCCTCTGG GTAAATATTTTATATCAGCTTGTCTTATGGTTTGAACACCTTGATGGAAGACTAGTTCTACCAAGATTCCTGCAAAGATTAAAAAGGGGATTGGAGAATGGAGTAGCAGGACAGAAGGCTAAAGAGAGGTGTGTGTCGTGTTGTGTAGTGCTCTGCGGTCTGGTGTTGTTTTGTGTCTTAAGTACTCTTCTAATTTTGCTTGGCTTCAAAGCATTAGGAAGAGACAAGTACATTCAACTATTGTAG